A window of Methanolobus sediminis contains these coding sequences:
- a CDS encoding GAF domain-containing protein, translating into MESIINSSPVIVISRKIEKDFPVKYISNNVRQFGYTPEDFYSGQVKYADLIHPDDRKVVLKSLKYLNKQLPEFIQEYRVISRFGEVRYVEDRVRIKKYDEDNLHLEGTITDITEHKHNEMIKHQQKSHNGRSLTEISLDDVLGLLVTNAERIRDGLTCAVMLLDKEKKHICRVISPNLPAFYKEAMEGLEIGYGVCSGGTALYMGEHVIVENIEVHPYWAQHREIAKKAGLKASWAELIKSSTGEILGVFLMYFNFPNAPKKTCYEYLKANADLAAIEIEHRVVNETFRESDHKFKTIFNNINDQIYVSELNGNLIDVNKVVVDSLGYSKEFILKSSPMDIVPSWYVQRASELIKIIERDHKAMYEAAAICKDGSVIPLEINARMINYNGKKTVLSVARDITERKKAEKAKQLNESRLEALIKLNEMTGASLDEIAEFVKEEAVRLTDSNLGYIAFMNADETDLIMHSWSKTAMSECAISDKEFIYPVKDTGLWGEAIRQRKAIITNDYEAPSPLKKGYPEGHVKLTRHMNVPIFDGEHIVAVVGVGNKDEDYDESDVRQLTLLMQGMWKLIQRKQLIGALSKYSEELLKANTKLRSVNMIKAEFIEEYMNNGHDLLHSFDILDDETLNLLDDSQKEAISIMLNNSERLKLLVDAILYSDLQQSGRIEYSFEPVSIENVLSDVLLNQILLIDEKGLLLEKEIPNGLPPVKADKEKLKEMFVYLIHNAINLTPKGNSIGVDVADESDYLHVTITDTGEGMDKSLIPRLFYKMYQADESIARMFQGFESSLYICKDTVAAHNGNIWIESQRGLGSSFHVKIPKWVEGINT; encoded by the coding sequence ATGGAATCAATAATCAATAGCAGTCCTGTTATTGTGATTTCCAGAAAGATAGAGAAAGACTTTCCAGTGAAGTATATCTCAAACAATGTGAGGCAATTTGGATATACTCCTGAGGATTTCTATTCAGGTCAGGTCAAATATGCAGACCTTATTCATCCGGATGACAGGAAAGTTGTTTTAAAATCCCTAAAGTACCTGAACAAGCAATTGCCGGAATTCATTCAGGAGTACAGGGTGATCAGCCGCTTTGGAGAGGTCCGGTATGTTGAGGACAGGGTTCGTATAAAGAAATATGATGAGGATAATTTACACCTTGAAGGCACAATTACTGACATAACCGAGCATAAGCACAATGAAATGATAAAACACCAGCAGAAATCCCATAATGGAAGATCACTTACCGAGATTTCACTTGATGATGTCCTGGGGCTGCTTGTTACCAATGCCGAAAGGATACGTGATGGCCTTACATGTGCTGTTATGCTTCTTGATAAAGAGAAAAAACACATTTGTCGTGTTATTTCACCCAATCTTCCTGCATTTTATAAAGAAGCAATGGAAGGTCTTGAGATTGGATACGGTGTTTGTTCAGGCGGTACTGCACTCTATATGGGGGAGCATGTCATTGTTGAAAATATAGAGGTCCATCCATACTGGGCACAACACAGGGAGATTGCTAAAAAAGCAGGTCTTAAAGCCAGCTGGGCAGAACTGATAAAATCTTCTACCGGTGAGATACTTGGTGTTTTCTTAATGTATTTTAATTTTCCTAATGCACCAAAGAAGACATGTTACGAATATCTCAAGGCAAATGCTGACCTTGCAGCAATTGAGATTGAACACCGTGTAGTTAATGAGACTTTCAGGGAATCCGATCATAAGTTCAAGACCATTTTCAATAATATCAATGATCAGATCTATGTCAGTGAATTGAATGGCAATCTGATAGATGTCAATAAGGTTGTTGTCGATAGCCTTGGATATTCAAAGGAGTTTATTTTAAAGTCATCACCTATGGATATTGTTCCTTCATGGTACGTACAGCGTGCTTCTGAGCTCATTAAGATCATAGAAAGGGATCATAAGGCAATGTATGAGGCTGCAGCCATCTGCAAGGATGGAAGTGTAATCCCTCTGGAAATTAATGCAAGAATGATCAACTATAATGGCAAGAAGACTGTCCTGTCTGTTGCACGCGATATTACAGAACGTAAAAAGGCTGAAAAAGCAAAACAACTTAATGAATCGCGTCTTGAAGCGTTGATAAAGCTCAATGAGATGACAGGCGCTTCTCTGGATGAAATCGCTGAATTTGTCAAAGAAGAGGCTGTTCGACTTACGGACAGCAACCTTGGATATATTGCATTCATGAATGCTGATGAGACAGACCTGATAATGCATTCCTGGTCTAAAACAGCAATGAGTGAATGTGCCATAAGTGATAAAGAGTTCATTTATCCTGTAAAGGATACCGGATTATGGGGAGAAGCCATCAGGCAGAGAAAAGCTATCATAACAAATGATTATGAAGCCCCCAGTCCTCTGAAGAAAGGTTATCCTGAGGGGCATGTCAAATTGACAAGGCATATGAATGTTCCCATATTTGACGGTGAACACATAGTCGCTGTTGTAGGTGTCGGGAACAAGGATGAGGACTATGATGAATCAGATGTTCGCCAGTTAACTCTCCTGATGCAGGGTATGTGGAAACTGATCCAGAGAAAACAGTTGATAGGTGCATTAAGTAAGTACTCCGAGGAGCTGCTTAAAGCTAACACGAAGCTTCGGTCTGTTAATATGATAAAAGCTGAATTTATAGAAGAATATATGAATAACGGACATGACCTTTTGCATAGCTTCGATATACTTGATGATGAAACACTGAACCTTCTGGATGACTCCCAGAAAGAAGCAATTTCCATAATGCTGAATAACTCTGAGAGATTAAAGCTGCTGGTCGATGCAATTCTATATAGTGATCTGCAGCAGTCTGGCAGGATCGAGTACTCATTTGAACCGGTTAGTATTGAAAATGTTCTTTCTGATGTTCTGCTGAACCAGATATTGCTTATAGATGAGAAAGGACTTTTACTTGAAAAAGAAATTCCCAATGGACTTCCGCCTGTGAAAGCTGATAAGGAGAAACTGAAGGAAATGTTTGTCTATCTTATCCACAATGCAATTAATCTCACACCTAAAGGAAACAGCATAGGAGTTGATGTTGCCGATGAAAGTGATTATTTGCATGTGACCATAACAGATACAGGCGAAGGTATGGACAAGAGCCTTATCCCGCGTTTGTTCTACAAGATGTATCAGGCAGATGAGTCCATAGCAAGGATGTTCCAGGGCTTTGAGTCCAGTCTTTATATTTGTAAAGATACTGTAGCAGCTCACAATGGAAACATATGGATAGAAAGTCAAAGGGGACTTGGAAGTTCATTCCATGTAAAGATTCCAAAGTGGGTGGAAGGGATTAATACCTAG
- a CDS encoding DUF5814 domain-containing protein gives MTLWILASPERSKIIILPIRDKKKVPLFVGELILRHTDAGPRPHKFKVKSDGKGEYRPPSEFIDLLRIADRIMIAKGGDEKQTAEFVEMLQGFQLSADVVNACRFCLLKNRFNFLNRRSIKYHRDKICEDCAREELNRMLKSSQVNYADEACQRFEEIMLQTKDLDRTMAMVSPEDLDRELTRFDSIAANTEVPTGKIKDLPLHKSFKNILLAKSETLLPVQSLSIENGLLKGQNQLVTSVTATGKTLIAELAGIENILRGKGRMLYLVPLVALANQKYDQFTKRYSPIGLKTSIRVGSARIKTAKNASMKRTLDSEIIVGTYEGLDYLLRTGSADLLGKIGTVIIDEVHTIEDSERGHRLDGVIGRLKYVAPGAQFIYLSATVAKPKLRAKQFDARLVEYEYRPVPIERHLILCPEHSKNKIMTRLVREEYATTSSKGHKGQTIIFTNSRRNCHRIAEALPIFAAPYHAGLTSQERKKTEIAFLKGKLPVVVTTAALAAGVDFPASQVIFESLAMGIEWLTMQDFLQMLGRAGRPDYHDRGEVVLLAVPNKKYSGDKGDTEDAVALKLLKGEMEHTKVEYGEDEQLEETLASVAVTSSKKDLEKIHSSMLADFNVDYLLGKLAKNKFIHKKGDFVSLTKFGKIAAGHFLSVSKAFLIRDSVLVEQDPIVTVSNLEFFDSVYYKYANRISSALNVNLPSRVFQGASLDILFEGENMDKLDITLRDQLFEFAADFLTCNCRDSPYCGCAERKFSEKIISIRAEGYEPEAIVKKLEHLYGVTAYPGDVLGYLDNVVRNLEAVEMIAGAYSKRDLSARAKSLRKLVEG, from the coding sequence ATGACACTCTGGATACTTGCAAGCCCTGAAAGGTCAAAGATAATTATTTTACCGATACGGGATAAGAAAAAGGTTCCTCTTTTTGTCGGTGAACTCATCCTGAGGCATACTGATGCAGGCCCGCGCCCTCATAAATTCAAGGTAAAAAGTGATGGCAAAGGAGAATACAGGCCACCTTCCGAATTCATTGATCTTTTAAGGATCGCTGACCGCATCATGATAGCAAAAGGCGGTGATGAGAAACAAACAGCAGAGTTTGTTGAAATGCTCCAGGGATTCCAGCTCAGTGCAGATGTCGTTAATGCCTGCAGGTTCTGCCTTTTGAAGAACAGGTTCAATTTCCTGAACCGGCGTTCCATTAAATATCACAGGGACAAGATATGCGAAGACTGTGCCAGGGAAGAACTTAACAGGATGTTAAAAAGTTCCCAGGTCAATTATGCTGATGAGGCATGCCAGAGATTCGAAGAGATAATGCTCCAGACAAAGGATCTTGACCGTACGATGGCTATGGTAAGTCCTGAAGACCTTGATCGTGAGCTCACAAGGTTCGATTCCATTGCAGCAAACACAGAGGTTCCTACAGGGAAAATTAAGGATCTGCCTCTGCATAAGAGTTTCAAGAATATATTGCTGGCAAAATCAGAAACTCTTCTGCCGGTTCAGTCGCTATCCATAGAGAATGGTCTTTTAAAAGGTCAGAACCAGCTTGTAACTTCCGTGACAGCTACCGGAAAGACACTGATAGCAGAACTTGCGGGTATTGAGAATATACTGCGTGGTAAAGGACGTATGCTTTATCTTGTGCCCCTTGTTGCTCTTGCAAACCAGAAATACGACCAGTTCACAAAACGTTATTCTCCAATAGGTTTAAAGACATCCATCAGGGTTGGCAGTGCGCGAATTAAGACTGCAAAGAATGCTTCCATGAAGAGAACCCTGGATTCAGAGATCATTGTGGGAACGTATGAAGGATTGGATTATTTGCTCAGGACCGGCAGTGCTGACCTGTTAGGAAAGATTGGTACTGTGATCATTGACGAGGTGCATACCATTGAGGATTCTGAAAGAGGACACCGGCTTGATGGTGTTATTGGAAGGTTGAAATATGTTGCACCAGGTGCCCAGTTCATCTATCTGTCTGCTACCGTTGCAAAGCCGAAGTTGCGCGCAAAGCAGTTTGACGCAAGACTGGTGGAGTATGAGTACCGTCCGGTGCCAATAGAAAGACATCTCATTCTGTGCCCTGAACATTCCAAGAACAAGATAATGACCCGGCTTGTGAGGGAAGAATATGCCACCACCTCATCAAAAGGGCACAAAGGACAAACCATTATCTTTACAAATTCAAGAAGGAACTGCCATCGTATAGCTGAAGCACTTCCGATATTTGCTGCTCCTTACCATGCCGGTCTTACAAGTCAGGAACGAAAAAAGACCGAGATAGCATTCCTCAAAGGAAAACTGCCTGTGGTGGTTACAACTGCTGCACTTGCTGCCGGAGTTGATTTCCCTGCATCACAGGTGATATTTGAATCCCTTGCAATGGGTATCGAATGGCTTACAATGCAGGACTTCCTCCAGATGCTCGGGCGTGCAGGAAGGCCGGATTACCATGATCGTGGAGAGGTTGTGCTGCTTGCAGTTCCCAATAAGAAATACTCAGGTGATAAAGGTGACACCGAGGATGCTGTTGCCCTGAAACTGCTTAAAGGTGAGATGGAACACACAAAAGTCGAGTACGGGGAAGATGAACAGCTTGAAGAGACTCTTGCTTCGGTTGCTGTGACTTCATCAAAGAAAGACCTGGAGAAGATCCATTCATCTATGCTGGCAGATTTTAATGTGGATTATCTGCTTGGAAAGCTTGCTAAGAATAAATTCATTCATAAAAAAGGAGATTTTGTGTCTCTAACTAAATTTGGTAAGATAGCAGCAGGGCATTTCCTGTCGGTTTCGAAGGCGTTCCTTATACGAGATTCTGTTCTTGTGGAGCAGGACCCTATTGTTACGGTTTCCAATCTCGAATTCTTTGATTCGGTTTATTACAAATACGCGAATCGTATTTCTTCGGCTCTTAATGTGAACCTTCCTTCCAGGGTATTCCAGGGTGCTTCTCTGGATATTCTTTTTGAAGGAGAGAACATGGATAAACTGGATATTACCCTGCGAGACCAGTTGTTCGAGTTTGCGGCTGATTTCCTTACCTGCAATTGTCGTGATTCTCCGTATTGTGGCTGTGCGGAGCGCAAGTTCTCTGAGAAGATAATTTCTATCAGGGCTGAAGGATATGAACCGGAGGCCATTGTAAAGAAACTCGAACATCTTTATGGTGTTACGGCTTATCCGGGTGATGTACTCGGATATCTTGACAATGTAGTGCGTAACCTTGAGGCTGTTGAGATGATAGCCGGGGCTTATTCAAAGCGTGATCTTTCGGCAAGGGCTAAGAGTTTGAGAAAGCTGGTTGAGGGATGA
- a CDS encoding FAD-dependent oxidoreductase — protein sequence MVFEKLFEPQYIGKCKLKNRIIMSPIGNINMADPVGRPLNKMIEYFIERAKGGTGLLITGLVPVSYGIDPTLSEENDTTYFPRIDGSSRTRLSGWRDLTAGVKPYGAKIFIQLSAGLGRVGSPEPALHGNILKSASWNRNYYIPQVPHLPLSDRKIKRIVKMMGQSAANAKISGFDGVHLHGHEGYLMDQLTSAPWNRRKLGRYRNKFQFGIDVVREIKRCCGEDFPIIYRIDLTQALQESYGDEIFMKRFHGKERTTNEGLQFCKALYEAGVDAFDVDKGCYDNWFWPHPPSYFDDAIYVEEMAGRLKDFFRKEGIDAKVIAVGKLGKPEVAESVLSGKQADFVMLGRPLLADPYWPVKVKENRTKEIIHCIGDHEGCIESFKKGGHPCCSVNPYTGFEDTKKLTKAERRKKVAIIGAGPAGCEAAITSHIRGHDVTLFEKTDRIGGQLVTAGKMLIKHDIRRYLENLEYRVELLKKDGLSIRFNTKVDESDITDEFDVVICCNGIKTTLPVIEGLDDIMHFEVRDFLNSEMEMPENVQNVLVIGGGVLGCEIAYSLSYEKGMNVTLVGRNKELMPDTVQANRAQMLWMMMGKGSPSGRKEDILNRPVKVYNASEVVRFSNGKAYVKVNKGRKDPYTPWKPLIPENVRNPFEKEPDPKNVEEIAIDTDMVIFATGGKADDSLYYDLLKRKTCVEVYSAGDSTKPGRVWEAITGANEIARNI from the coding sequence ATGGTATTTGAAAAATTGTTCGAACCGCAGTACATTGGCAAGTGCAAACTTAAGAACAGGATAATAATGTCTCCTATTGGCAATATTAATATGGCAGATCCTGTCGGTCGTCCCCTCAATAAGATGATAGAATATTTCATTGAAAGGGCAAAAGGAGGTACCGGTCTGCTGATCACTGGCCTTGTACCTGTGTCTTATGGAATCGATCCGACTCTTTCTGAAGAAAATGACACCACTTATTTTCCGCGTATCGATGGCTCTTCACGGACACGATTAAGCGGCTGGAGGGACCTGACTGCCGGTGTAAAACCCTACGGGGCAAAGATATTCATACAATTGTCGGCAGGTCTTGGAAGGGTCGGTTCACCTGAACCTGCATTACATGGAAATATACTGAAGTCTGCTTCATGGAACAGAAATTATTACATTCCTCAGGTTCCTCATCTGCCACTCTCTGACCGCAAGATAAAAAGAATTGTCAAAATGATGGGACAGAGTGCAGCCAATGCAAAAATATCCGGATTTGACGGTGTACACCTGCATGGTCACGAAGGATACCTGATGGACCAGTTAACATCTGCACCATGGAACCGCCGGAAACTGGGCAGGTACAGGAATAAATTCCAGTTCGGCATTGATGTTGTAAGGGAAATAAAGCGTTGTTGTGGAGAGGATTTCCCTATAATATATAGAATAGACCTGACACAGGCATTGCAGGAAAGCTACGGTGATGAGATCTTCATGAAACGCTTTCATGGAAAAGAAAGGACAACAAATGAAGGATTACAGTTCTGCAAGGCTCTGTATGAAGCCGGAGTAGATGCCTTTGATGTTGACAAAGGTTGTTATGATAACTGGTTCTGGCCTCATCCCCCATCTTATTTTGACGATGCGATCTATGTTGAGGAAATGGCTGGCAGGCTAAAGGATTTCTTTAGAAAGGAGGGCATAGATGCAAAGGTCATAGCCGTAGGCAAGCTTGGAAAACCTGAAGTTGCCGAGTCTGTACTATCGGGTAAGCAGGCCGATTTTGTAATGCTTGGACGGCCTCTGCTGGCAGATCCATACTGGCCGGTCAAAGTGAAAGAGAACAGGACAAAAGAGATAATTCACTGCATAGGTGACCATGAAGGATGCATTGAATCTTTTAAAAAGGGAGGGCATCCTTGCTGTTCAGTGAATCCGTACACCGGATTTGAGGACACAAAGAAACTTACTAAAGCAGAGAGGAGAAAGAAGGTCGCCATTATAGGTGCCGGTCCTGCAGGTTGTGAAGCGGCCATTACATCCCATATAAGGGGGCATGATGTGACTCTTTTTGAAAAGACTGACCGTATTGGAGGTCAACTGGTCACAGCCGGTAAAATGCTAATAAAACATGATATCAGGAGATACCTTGAGAATCTTGAATATCGTGTGGAATTGCTAAAAAAAGATGGGCTTTCTATCAGGTTCAACACAAAGGTCGATGAATCTGATATTACTGATGAGTTTGATGTTGTTATCTGTTGCAATGGAATAAAAACGACTTTACCTGTAATAGAGGGACTGGATGATATTATGCATTTTGAAGTCAGGGATTTTCTGAACAGTGAGATGGAAATGCCTGAAAATGTGCAGAACGTACTGGTCATTGGCGGAGGAGTGCTTGGATGTGAGATCGCTTATTCCCTTTCATATGAAAAAGGAATGAATGTGACTCTTGTGGGCAGGAATAAGGAATTAATGCCTGATACAGTACAGGCTAACCGGGCTCAGATGTTATGGATGATGATGGGAAAAGGTTCACCATCCGGCAGGAAGGAAGATATCCTGAATCGTCCTGTTAAAGTCTATAATGCTTCTGAAGTTGTCAGATTCTCAAATGGTAAAGCCTATGTTAAAGTGAATAAAGGCAGAAAAGACCCATACACTCCATGGAAACCTTTGATCCCGGAGAATGTCAGAAATCCCTTTGAAAAGGAACCTGATCCTAAAAATGTAGAAGAAATAGCCATTGATACCGATATGGTGATATTTGCCACCGGAGGTAAGGCTGATGATAGTCTTTACTATGATCTGCTAAAAAGAAAAACATGTGTGGAAGTCTATTCAGCAGGTGATTCAACAAAGCCCGGAAGAGTATGGGAAGCAATCACAGGCGCAAATGAAATTGCAAGGAACATATGA
- a CDS encoding formylglycine-generating enzyme family protein, with amino-acid sequence MESPSILPKKEAAEILNTYMNSIGMELILIPPGDFEMGSDANESNWYNNEKPVHSVSIENPFYLGKFLVTQKQWIEIMGSNPSKFTGESRPVDRVSWNDAQEFIKKFNEKEGTEKYRLPSEAEWEYACRAGTTTRYSFGDDESELNEYCHHGNSDIGSHPVGQKKPNPFGLHDMHGNLWEWVQDVYFDNYEGAPADGNARENTDISSRVVRVLRGGSWQTSAVGCRSASRYFFPQVVRRNSSRIGLRLLREI; translated from the coding sequence ATGGAATCACCATCCATTCTGCCAAAAAAAGAAGCAGCAGAGATTCTTAATACTTACATGAATTCTATTGGAATGGAACTCATTCTAATTCCACCAGGTGATTTCGAAATGGGTTCTGATGCAAATGAAAGTAACTGGTATAATAACGAAAAACCAGTTCACAGCGTCAGCATAGAAAATCCATTCTATCTTGGTAAATTTTTAGTTACACAAAAACAATGGATTGAAATAATGGGCAGCAATCCTTCTAAGTTTACCGGGGAGAGCAGACCTGTTGACAGAGTTTCATGGAATGATGCGCAGGAATTTATTAAGAAATTTAATGAGAAAGAGGGTACTGAAAAGTACCGTCTGCCATCTGAAGCAGAATGGGAATATGCCTGCAGGGCAGGAACAACTACAAGATATTCATTTGGTGATGATGAGTCAGAATTGAATGAATATTGTCATCACGGTAATTCGGATATTGGCTCACATCCCGTAGGCCAGAAGAAGCCAAATCCTTTCGGATTGCATGACATGCACGGAAATTTGTGGGAATGGGTTCAGGATGTGTATTTTGATAATTACGAAGGTGCCCCTGCAGACGGCAATGCGCGGGAAAACACTGATATTTCTTCCAGGGTTGTGAGAGTACTGCGTGGAGGCAGCTGGCAGACATCTGCCGTAGGATGCCGTTCTGCAAGCCGTTATTTTTTTCCCCAGGTTGTAAGACGCAACAGCAGTCGTATTGGTTTGCGACTTCTCAGGGAAATTTGA
- a CDS encoding helix-turn-helix transcriptional regulator, which produces MKTELISTVFLSEKRKSTLLMLMDGPATIDEIKNSINGTTSAIMAQIKILLEQGLIEQKNDEYRLTHVGQIILKKIKPLIEALNVVEGNKDFWASRDLGAVPDPLLDRIGDLGDVLIHEPDLNHLFEPPRELLVSLKQTKNVCTFYSYFCPTCPNNYAELAKKEVNYNLILTRPVYERLRDEYTEQYNAIMESPTSHLYVCEEDIVKPGAISVTDNLLLLSFFNKKGFFDHKKIISFEDSAREWGQDFFLHYRGLAEQVK; this is translated from the coding sequence ATGAAAACTGAATTGATAAGTACGGTGTTCCTATCTGAAAAGAGGAAAAGTACTCTGCTGATGTTAATGGATGGGCCAGCCACCATTGATGAGATCAAGAATTCCATAAATGGTACAACCAGTGCGATCATGGCTCAGATAAAAATCCTTCTGGAGCAGGGTCTGATAGAACAGAAGAACGATGAATACAGATTGACACATGTTGGCCAGATAATCCTTAAAAAAATAAAACCATTAATAGAGGCGCTCAATGTCGTGGAAGGGAATAAGGATTTCTGGGCAAGCAGAGACCTTGGTGCAGTACCTGATCCTTTGCTTGACAGGATTGGTGACCTGGGAGATGTCCTTATACATGAACCTGATCTTAACCATCTATTCGAACCTCCCAGAGAACTGCTTGTGAGCCTTAAGCAGACAAAGAATGTCTGTACATTCTACTCATATTTCTGTCCCACATGTCCTAATAACTATGCAGAGCTGGCAAAAAAAGAAGTGAATTATAATCTTATTCTTACAAGGCCGGTATATGAAAGACTGCGGGATGAATATACAGAGCAATATAACGCTATAATGGAATCTCCCACTTCACATCTTTATGTGTGTGAAGAGGATATTGTGAAACCGGGTGCAATATCTGTTACAGATAATCTTCTTCTTTTGTCATTCTTTAATAAGAAGGGATTCTTTGATCATAAGAAGATCATAAGTTTTGAGGATAGTGCACGGGAATGGGGACAGGATTTCTTTTTACATTACAGAGGACTTGCCGAACAGGTTAAATGA
- a CDS encoding methylamine methyltransferase corrinoid protein reductive activase, protein MYGIALDLGTSGFRLQLINLRNRNAIKTVMTMRHPLPGGNVIDHLGFAIQVGEDNANRIMIHTILKMFNELHIPLEAITRIAVCGNPIQLSLFQNIEIRDLAYAGKNMQRRLGIKSVERGLKIYTGRDIFGQDCGLDECEVIVLPSIEHEIGADALAMMVKTDFIEQNKVAIVTDYGTNAEMALKVGDRIITCSAAAGPSIEGQGIKCGMLASPGAISDVNDENGFWRITVLDENMQPGKGDLIDPETGVIVEKGEVQSRGITGTGVISAISLAISSGMVTKLPELPNGRLILGEKVTLTNEDFAEAGKAIGAIRAAHLTLLIEAGVKYEDLKYMYMSGASGTYVDAEKGRQIGLAPIFSRNIVQFGNTSLELAKDVVLSNFELDEIVSLADRIKADHIMLASNDVFKNIYACELAYWTEGMPYGMYNKFLESYGMPSIPDIDYIPTIEKRVSRDIEDSGYQGLKIIRDLDMLIEEESSGCMQCKMCERECPEQAIHVVPKDGHIFVDYTAHLCLGMSCKRCIGVCPVKAINYREIRTISPGDLTAV, encoded by the coding sequence TTGTATGGAATTGCATTAGATCTTGGAACAAGCGGATTTAGATTACAACTTATAAACCTGAGAAACAGAAATGCTATCAAAACAGTAATGACAATGAGACATCCCCTACCAGGAGGAAATGTGATTGACCATCTGGGTTTTGCTATCCAGGTCGGTGAAGATAATGCAAACAGGATAATGATCCATACTATTCTCAAAATGTTCAATGAACTGCACATCCCTCTTGAAGCGATTACAAGAATCGCCGTTTGTGGAAATCCCATACAGCTCTCACTTTTCCAGAACATCGAAATAAGGGATCTTGCGTATGCCGGAAAGAATATGCAACGAAGACTTGGTATCAAAAGCGTTGAAAGGGGCTTAAAGATCTACACTGGCAGGGATATTTTTGGTCAGGATTGCGGACTGGACGAGTGTGAGGTAATTGTCTTACCTTCAATTGAGCATGAGATTGGGGCTGATGCTCTTGCAATGATGGTCAAGACAGATTTCATTGAACAAAATAAAGTGGCGATTGTTACGGATTATGGCACTAATGCTGAAATGGCACTTAAAGTAGGCGATCGCATTATTACCTGCAGTGCAGCAGCCGGCCCTTCAATTGAAGGGCAGGGAATCAAGTGTGGTATGCTTGCCAGTCCAGGAGCTATTTCTGATGTGAATGATGAGAACGGATTCTGGAGGATTACTGTACTGGATGAAAATATGCAACCGGGAAAAGGTGATCTGATCGATCCTGAAACCGGAGTGATTGTGGAAAAAGGTGAAGTGCAGTCAAGGGGAATCACCGGAACTGGCGTCATTTCTGCAATATCACTTGCGATAAGCTCAGGAATGGTAACTAAATTACCTGAACTTCCAAATGGAAGGCTTATTCTTGGTGAAAAGGTTACCCTCACAAATGAAGACTTTGCAGAGGCAGGAAAAGCTATAGGTGCCATAAGAGCGGCTCATCTGACATTGCTGATTGAGGCTGGAGTGAAGTATGAGGATCTGAAGTACATGTATATGTCAGGCGCCTCAGGAACTTATGTTGATGCTGAGAAAGGACGTCAGATAGGTCTGGCACCTATTTTCTCAAGGAATATAGTACAATTCGGCAACACATCTCTTGAACTTGCAAAGGATGTAGTTCTTAGCAATTTTGAACTGGACGAGATAGTAAGTCTTGCTGACAGGATAAAAGCTGATCATATTATGCTGGCTTCAAATGATGTTTTCAAAAATATCTACGCATGTGAACTGGCTTACTGGACGGAAGGAATGCCCTATGGAATGTACAATAAATTCCTTGAATCATACGGAATGCCTTCTATTCCTGATATTGACTACATCCCGACTATAGAAAAGAGAGTTAGCAGAGATATTGAAGATTCGGGTTATCAGGGTCTAAAGATAATCAGGGATCTTGATATGCTCATCGAAGAAGAATCCAGCGGATGCATGCAGTGCAAGATGTGTGAACGCGAATGTCCGGAGCAGGCCATACATGTTGTCCCAAAGGACGGGCATATTTTTGTTGACTATACAGCACATCTTTGCCTGGGCATGAGTTGTAAAAGGTGTATAGGAGTTTGTCCTGTTAAAGCTATAAATTACAGAGAAATAAGAACAATATCCCCGGGTGATCTTACTGCAGTTTGA
- a CDS encoding DUF3467 domain-containing protein, protein MDKEKNEGVVMSDKPEDAKKKKTVRIELHKPEDFKQVYSIGAVGGHSPYDFRIGFYNDMPMATDKSGEQIIQRRLETEVIMSPLAAVELVRWLNQHIQNYEAAFGPITKPQVGVKKKPEAVQDSTEIQGYM, encoded by the coding sequence ATGGACAAAGAAAAAAACGAAGGTGTTGTAATGAGCGATAAACCGGAAGATGCTAAGAAAAAGAAGACTGTGAGAATAGAGCTTCATAAGCCTGAGGACTTTAAACAGGTGTACTCTATTGGAGCTGTAGGCGGTCACAGTCCATATGATTTCAGGATCGGTTTCTATAATGATATGCCAATGGCAACGGATAAGTCTGGAGAGCAGATAATCCAGAGAAGGCTTGAGACCGAGGTAATTATGTCACCTCTGGCAGCTGTGGAACTTGTGCGCTGGCTTAATCAGCATATTCAGAACTATGAGGCTGCATTCGGTCCAATTACAAAACCACAGGTGGGCGTTAAGAAAAAGCCTGAGGCTGTTCAGGACAGTACCGAGATACAGGGATATATGTGA